The genomic segment TGAACTGCGTTGTAAAAATCCATAAAAGTAAAAGGGTTGAGGTGCTATACCAGAGGCAATTAAAGCCGTCAATGCCGCATTGGCTCCTGGCAGCGGGATTACGGTTATGTTTTCTTCAATCGCATCCTGAACAAGACGATAGCCTGGATCTGATATAGTCGGCATCCCTGCATCACTGACGAGTGCAACAACCTGTCCGCGTTGCAGCTGCTCAATAATCTGTCTTCCACTCGTTTCTTTGTTATGTTCATGGTAGCTGATAACCGGTGTCTCAATTTCGAAATAGTTACAAAGCTTTCGTGTATTTCTTGTATCCTCAGCAGCAATCACGTCTGCTTCTTTTAAAATACGCAACGCCCGAAAACTCATATCCTCCAAGTTGCCAATTGGTGTGGGGACTAAATATAACGCCGGCTCGGCTCCTTCTTTAGCGAAACTCTTCTGCTGCTGCATCTCTAGGTCACTTCTCCTTCAAAATAATTTTTTCTTTTTGGATTCTCGATAATTGTTTAAATCGATACTCAGCTTGCATTGCTTCTGTTTTTGTTGGAAATCCTTCAACATGAACGAGTTCAACCGGCGTACGTCCGCGGGTATATTTTGCTCCCTTGCCTTCGTTATGAACTCTTACTCGTTTGCTGACATTATTCGTGTATCCAGCATAATAAGTATGATCTCTACATTTCAATACATAAAAAAAATGTTCATTCTTCTCCATATAAAATCCTTTTTACTTCAGGTGTATATTCCTGACCATCATACACAAATAATGGGGGCAGGACTTTCAAATCTGGACTTCCATCTTTAATCCCTTCAATTAACAGCATATTCGCTTCTTTTCCGGGTTTAGGATAAACAAATTGAATACGCTTGGGTTCGATTCGATTTGCTCTCATTGAACTCAGGATGTCCATCAGCCTGCCTGGGCGATGAACAAACGCTGCTTTTCCGCCCTGTCTAAGAAGCTTTGAACTCGTCTGAACTACATCTTCTAATGAACAAAGGATTTCATGACGAGCAATTGCAAAATGCTCATTTTTATTTATCTCTTCCTGCGATGGCGTTGGGAAATAAGGGGGGTTGCACGTCACAACATCATACTTGCTATACCCAATTTCCTTAGCGATATCTTTTATATCACTATGACGCATGCTAATTTGTTCTTCAAGTTTGTTATAGCGAATACTGCGTTCTGCCATATTAAATAACCGCTCTTGTATCTCTACACCTATAATATTACCTTTTGTCCTCGTACTCAATAACAGTGGAATAACTCCATTTCCTGAACATAAATCGACTATTTTTCCTTTTTGTATTGGAACACTGACGAATTTTGATAATAAAACGGCATCTAATGAAAAAGAAAAAACAGACGGACTCTGGATAATTCTCATTTGTTCTGCTAAGAGGTAGTCCAGACGTTCATCTCCAACTAATTCAACCACTCTCTCGCCTCCTCTATGATGTACTATTTACAATGAATATCTATTCTTAAGAAAAAGCCTTCCCTTAAAAGGGAAAGGCCTCATTTTATTTTTTATTTAAAAAAGATAAACAGAAAAGACAATCGCCTTCTTTACGAAGACTACCAAAGTGAAGATTACAAATATGGAAGCCCTCTTGATAGATACGGGCCAAATTATCGTAACCTTCCCCTATGTCCAAAGCCTTATCTATGCTTTCGGCTTTCGGGTTCTTAGTTTTACCTTTTTCTTTTATGTTTTTTTGTGTAACAGTGCCAAATCGAGATCTTAAATGTTCATTTTCAATCTTTAATCCCTGATTTTCTTCCAGCACTTCTGCTAAATGCTGCTTTAATTCGCCAAGTTGAGTGTATAATTGACCAATTTGAGCCTCCATATTTGTAACTGACTCAAAAATTTCTTTTTTATCCACGCTCTCCCACCACCTTAATCAATCTGTGGCTTGAATAGAAACGGCTCCCTCGTTTAGAATCTCATCTAACGTATACTCTAATACTCGGTCCTGCCCGACTAAATCAACCTGGAGCACTCGTTCTAGAATATTTAGCCCCACTACCTTGCCTTTTCCATTAGGTGTACTAATTACCTCACCTATGTCTGGAAGCATTTCTTTTGAAATTTCATACTCTTCATTTTCATATTTCAAACAGCACATCAAACGTCCGCATAAACCGGATATCTTCGTTGGATTCAGCGATAGATTTTGATCTTTCGCCATTTTGATTGATACCGGCTCAAAATCACCTAAAAATGTAGAACAGCACAGCATCCTGCCGCATGGACCAATTCCCCCAAGCATCTTAGCTTCATCTCGAACACCGATTTGACGAAGTTCTATACGAGTTCGGAAGATTGACGCAAGATCTTTTACTAAATCTCGAAAATCGACCCGGCCATCCGCTGTAAAATAAAATACGACCTTATTTCGGTCAAATGTATATTCAACATCAACCATTTTCATATCAAGTTGATGCTCTTCTACTTTCACACAGCAAGTTTCGTAGGCTTCAGCTGCAGCAGCTTTATTTTCTTCTACAATCAACCTGTCCTTT from the Peribacillus sp. FSL H8-0477 genome contains:
- the rsmI gene encoding 16S rRNA (cytidine(1402)-2'-O)-methyltransferase → MQQQKSFAKEGAEPALYLVPTPIGNLEDMSFRALRILKEADVIAAEDTRNTRKLCNYFEIETPVISYHEHNKETSGRQIIEQLQRGQVVALVSDAGMPTISDPGYRLVQDAIEENITVIPLPGANAALTALIASGIAPQPFYFYGFLQRSSKDKKKELEKLKKIESTWILYESPHRLKDTLKSMLDVLGDRKIVLCRELTKKFEEFIRGTLSECLNWAVENEIRGEFCLIIEGASEQEESAESLWWEGLEINEHVQHYIDQKDLQTKDAIKQTAVDRDVPKRDIYQAYHVDE
- a CDS encoding GIY-YIG nuclease family protein; translation: MEKNEHFFYVLKCRDHTYYAGYTNNVSKRVRVHNEGKGAKYTRGRTPVELVHVEGFPTKTEAMQAEYRFKQLSRIQKEKIILKEK
- a CDS encoding tRNA1(Val) (adenine(37)-N6)-methyltransferase, whose protein sequence is MVELVGDERLDYLLAEQMRIIQSPSVFSFSLDAVLLSKFVSVPIQKGKIVDLCSGNGVIPLLLSTRTKGNIIGVEIQERLFNMAERSIRYNKLEEQISMRHSDIKDIAKEIGYSKYDVVTCNPPYFPTPSQEEINKNEHFAIARHEILCSLEDVVQTSSKLLRQGGKAAFVHRPGRLMDILSSMRANRIEPKRIQFVYPKPGKEANMLLIEGIKDGSPDLKVLPPLFVYDGQEYTPEVKRILYGEE
- the yabA gene encoding DNA replication initiation control protein YabA — protein: MDKKEIFESVTNMEAQIGQLYTQLGELKQHLAEVLEENQGLKIENEHLRSRFGTVTQKNIKEKGKTKNPKAESIDKALDIGEGYDNLARIYQEGFHICNLHFGSLRKEGDCLFCLSFLNKK
- a CDS encoding PSP1 domain-containing protein; this encodes MYDVVGVRFKKAGKIYYFDPGEINIPKDEFVIVETVRGVEYGKVVTARKQVDDHDVVLPLKKVLRVADAKDRLIVEENKAAAAEAYETCCVKVEEHQLDMKMVDVEYTFDRNKVVFYFTADGRVDFRDLVKDLASIFRTRIELRQIGVRDEAKMLGGIGPCGRMLCCSTFLGDFEPVSIKMAKDQNLSLNPTKISGLCGRLMCCLKYENEEYEISKEMLPDIGEVISTPNGKGKVVGLNILERVLQVDLVGQDRVLEYTLDEILNEGAVSIQATD